One genomic region from Enterobacter hormaechei ATCC 49162 encodes:
- a CDS encoding GNAT family N-acetyltransferase, with protein sequence MANLTIEMLSEGTDYDFGNFDCGEPSLNAFLTDHLVRQHSGRILRGYLLKERDHPRILGYYTLSGSCFEKAMLPSKTQQRRIPYSNVPSVTLGRLAVHKELQGNEWGTTLVTHAMRVVYLASQAVGVHGIFVDALNERAKRFYLKLGFIPLAGENSSSLFFPTQSIERLFEQV encoded by the coding sequence GTGGCAAATCTCACGATCGAAATGTTATCAGAGGGAACCGATTACGATTTCGGCAATTTCGATTGTGGTGAACCCTCGCTCAATGCCTTCCTTACCGATCACCTGGTACGTCAGCACAGCGGACGTATTTTACGCGGCTACCTACTTAAAGAACGCGACCACCCACGTATCCTGGGCTATTACACGCTTTCGGGAAGTTGCTTTGAAAAAGCGATGCTTCCTTCAAAGACTCAGCAGCGCCGCATCCCATACAGCAACGTCCCCAGCGTGACGCTGGGACGTCTGGCTGTCCATAAAGAACTACAGGGAAACGAGTGGGGAACAACGCTTGTCACACACGCTATGCGCGTTGTTTATCTGGCGTCGCAGGCTGTTGGCGTCCACGGAATTTTTGTGGATGCGCTTAACGAACGGGCCAAACGATTTTATCTGAAGCTGGGGTTTATCCCGCTGGCAGGTGAAAACAGCAGTTCACTGTTCTTCCCCACGCAATCTATCGAACGACTGTTTGAGCAGGTGTGA
- a CDS encoding DUF1778 domain-containing protein, with the protein MPALKKQRIDLRLSDEDKTMIEEAAAMTNQTITQFMVNSASERAAEVIEQHRRLVLNEASWNAVMDAIDNPPEPNERLKRAAKRLRNME; encoded by the coding sequence ATGCCAGCACTTAAAAAACAGCGTATCGATCTTCGCTTATCGGACGAAGACAAAACAATGATTGAAGAAGCGGCAGCGATGACCAACCAAACGATCACCCAGTTTATGGTGAACAGTGCGTCAGAGCGGGCTGCCGAAGTCATCGAACAGCATCGGCGTCTCGTATTAAACGAAGCCTCATGGAATGCCGTTATGGATGCCATCGATAATCCGCCAGAGCCAAATGAACGCCTGAAACGCGCGGCGAAACGTCTTCGAAACATGGAGTGA
- a CDS encoding DMT family transporter gives MSVSRFTFSIKPQEAILILITMFWGGTFLAVQYAVTMSDPFFFVGLRFATAAIAVALISLKTLRGLTLRELKAGVAIGVAIAMGYSLQTWGLQSISSSKSAFITAMYVPLVPLLQWLCLGRMPGLMSCIGIVLAFIGLILLAGPENNLLALGPGEIITLVGTVAIAAEIILISAWAGKVDVKRVTVVQLATASLVAFATMVPAGESVPPMSTGLIVVALGLGIFSAIIQVTMNWAQRSVSPTRATVIYTGEPVWAGIFGRLAGERLPLLALVGAAFIILGVLVSELKLRKRRNAASDLTAE, from the coding sequence ATGTCCGTTTCCCGTTTTACCTTCTCCATTAAGCCTCAGGAAGCCATCCTGATTTTAATCACCATGTTCTGGGGCGGAACCTTTCTCGCCGTTCAGTACGCGGTCACGATGAGCGATCCGTTTTTCTTCGTGGGTCTGCGCTTTGCAACCGCGGCAATCGCCGTGGCGCTTATTTCGTTGAAAACGCTGCGCGGGTTGACCCTGAGAGAGCTTAAAGCGGGTGTCGCCATTGGCGTGGCGATTGCCATGGGTTACAGCCTGCAAACGTGGGGACTTCAGTCTATCTCCAGCAGTAAATCTGCCTTTATCACCGCCATGTACGTACCGCTGGTGCCGCTGTTGCAGTGGCTGTGCCTCGGCAGAATGCCGGGCCTGATGTCGTGCATTGGCATCGTGCTGGCGTTCATCGGCCTCATTTTATTAGCCGGGCCGGAAAATAATCTGCTGGCGCTGGGGCCGGGGGAGATCATCACCCTGGTGGGGACCGTTGCCATTGCGGCTGAAATTATTCTGATTAGCGCCTGGGCAGGGAAAGTGGACGTTAAGCGGGTGACGGTCGTGCAGCTTGCCACTGCGTCGCTGGTGGCGTTCGCGACGATGGTCCCGGCAGGGGAGTCTGTGCCGCCGATGTCCACAGGGCTTATCGTCGTGGCGCTGGGGCTGGGCATTTTCAGCGCCATTATCCAGGTCACCATGAACTGGGCGCAGCGCAGCGTATCCCCGACACGGGCGACGGTCATTTACACCGGTGAGCCGGTGTGGGCGGGTATTTTCGGGCGACTCGCCGGGGAGCGTCTGCCGCTGCTGGCGCTGGTGGGCGCGGCGTTTATTATTCTCGGCGTACTGGTGAGTGAGTTAAAGCTCCGCAAGCGCCGGAATGCGGCGAGCGATTTAACGGCCGAATAA
- a CDS encoding general stress protein, protein MANHRGGSGNFAEDRERASEAGRKGGQSSGGNFKNDPQRASEAGKKGGKNSHGSNK, encoded by the coding sequence ATGGCAAACCATCGTGGTGGTTCAGGTAATTTCGCTGAAGACCGTGAAAGAGCATCAGAAGCAGGTCGTAAAGGTGGCCAGTCTAGCGGGGGCAACTTTAAAAACGACCCTCAGCGCGCATCAGAGGCTGGTAAAAAAGGGGGTAAAAATAGCCACGGCAGCAACAAGTAG